Proteins from a single region of Hydra vulgaris chromosome 12, alternate assembly HydraT2T_AEP:
- the LOC136088205 gene encoding ARL14 effector protein-like: MCSIGLMTSDACKGQQDVIGTLSNEEKIAISLRCNIKLSNLTTLCEKHATNYLKMYPIWQKACCDPFKKHTKKITKNLRVVTINESQDMMRSSLNIAPGKKLCKPCKQKIAKKADLKEEKQSQGE; encoded by the exons GGCCAACAAGATGTTATTGGAACTTTAAGCAACGAAGAAAAAATAGCTATATCATTACGCTGTAACATTAAACTATCAAACTTAACAACATTATGTGAAAAACATGctacaaattatttgaaaatgtatCCTATATGGCAGAAAGCATGCTGTGATCCATTCAAAAAACATACAAAGAAAATTACAA aaaatcttagAGTAGTGACGATAAATGAGTCACAAGACATGATGAGAAGTAGCTTAAATATTGCTCCTGGGAAGAAACTTTGCAAACCCTGTAAGCAAAAGATTGCCAAAAAAGCAGATCTTAAAGAAGAGAAGCAAAGTCAGGGTGAATAA